A single genomic interval of Alistipes provencensis harbors:
- a CDS encoding helix-turn-helix domain-containing protein, producing MNETNIPSFSLTTLLEANALRPGDLYYDGCVIASRVDVTDEFNIDLFRYPTRLNAFAIVFCSKGSITFTSGLRHHTLEERTLFVHLPGSILQVESVGRESSVYAVMCEEEFIRRINIDFKLLSRLFLCVEEQPCLPLTGEEWNGITRSFAEIDAEAVSPRTDLYSDEVMRSVIRTLAYKVCRIIDRHISAAAVLPASARSRNEEYFNQFMDELARHYMQHRSVGFYAAQLHLTPKYLTTIIRKTTGRTASEWIDDYVVLEAKNLLKYSTMSIQEVAYSLNFPNQSFFGKYFKEHTGLTPTAYRTGK from the coding sequence ATGAACGAAACGAACATCCCGAGTTTTTCGCTCACTACCCTCTTGGAAGCCAACGCCCTGCGGCCGGGCGACCTCTATTACGATGGCTGCGTGATCGCTTCGCGCGTCGACGTGACGGACGAATTCAACATCGATCTGTTCCGTTACCCGACCCGGCTGAACGCCTTTGCAATCGTTTTTTGCTCCAAAGGTTCGATCACCTTCACCTCGGGACTGCGGCATCACACGCTGGAAGAACGAACGCTCTTCGTCCACCTGCCCGGCTCCATTCTGCAGGTGGAGTCCGTTGGACGCGAATCCTCGGTCTACGCCGTGATGTGCGAAGAGGAGTTCATACGGCGCATCAACATCGACTTCAAACTGCTGTCACGACTCTTCCTCTGCGTCGAGGAGCAGCCCTGCCTGCCGCTGACCGGAGAGGAGTGGAACGGCATCACGCGGTCGTTCGCCGAAATCGACGCCGAAGCGGTCTCCCCGCGCACGGACCTCTACTCCGACGAGGTGATGCGCTCGGTGATCCGCACGCTGGCCTACAAGGTCTGCCGCATCATCGACCGCCACATCTCGGCGGCCGCCGTGCTTCCCGCCTCGGCCCGCAGCCGCAACGAGGAGTACTTCAACCAGTTCATGGACGAACTGGCCCGCCACTACATGCAGCACCGCTCGGTCGGATTCTACGCCGCACAGTTGCACCTGACGCCCAAATACCTCACGACGATCATCCGCAAGACGACGGGCCGCACCGCCTCAGAGTGGATCGACGACTACGTCGTACTCGAAGCGAAAAACCTCCTGAAATACTCTACGATGAGCATTCAGGAGGTCGCTTATTCCCTCAACTTTCCCAACCAGTCGTTTTTCGGCAAATACTTCAAGGAGCACACCGGGCTCACCCCGACCGCCTACCGGACGGGAAAATAG
- a CDS encoding TolC family protein, translating to MKKIFLYLLSAAFALPAGAQTLTLDECRAAAAEHNRTLQNSRFDLEAALQTRREAFTNYFPQVSATGGVFQAQHGLVQADFGMTIPQLGTMNLPLSMVKRGLVGGITAVQPVFAGLKIVNGNKLARLGEEVGQLQLRKTEAEVREQTDTYYWQIVSLRDNLSTIGAVERQLEEIHRQVELSVRAGLVTSNDLLRVELRQQEIASNRLKVENGLKVSKMLLAQHIGVDWRGFDVGDAAFGEPEAPGNFYVSVEEALDRRAEYLLAEKNVEAQKYRKRMERGKRLPTVGVGAGYLYYNVTDKDVDDGLVFAQVSVPISDWWGGAHALKKARIREQQAENDRLQAREMLAVEVERTWSEVVEAYAQIELMRRSVASAAENLRQNRNFYQAGTAPLTDLLDAETLYTRSRNSFTSACAAYRTSLAKYMRVTGR from the coding sequence ATGAAAAAGATATTCCTATATCTGTTGTCCGCGGCTTTCGCGCTTCCGGCGGGAGCCCAGACCCTGACGCTCGACGAATGCCGCGCCGCGGCCGCTGAGCACAACCGGACCCTGCAAAACAGCCGTTTCGACCTCGAAGCAGCCCTGCAGACCCGCCGCGAGGCGTTTACCAACTACTTTCCGCAGGTCTCGGCCACGGGAGGCGTTTTTCAGGCTCAGCACGGGCTGGTGCAGGCCGATTTCGGCATGACCATTCCGCAATTGGGGACGATGAACCTGCCGCTGTCGATGGTCAAGCGGGGGCTCGTGGGCGGTATCACCGCCGTGCAGCCCGTCTTCGCGGGGCTGAAGATCGTCAACGGCAACAAGCTCGCCCGGCTGGGCGAGGAGGTCGGGCAGTTGCAGTTGCGGAAGACCGAGGCCGAGGTCCGCGAGCAGACCGACACCTACTATTGGCAGATCGTCTCGCTGCGCGACAATCTTTCGACCATCGGGGCCGTGGAGCGGCAGTTGGAGGAGATTCACCGGCAGGTAGAACTCTCGGTCCGGGCGGGTCTCGTGACCTCGAACGATCTGCTGCGTGTGGAACTGCGCCAGCAGGAGATTGCCTCGAACCGCCTGAAGGTCGAGAACGGGCTGAAAGTGTCGAAAATGCTGCTGGCCCAGCATATCGGCGTGGACTGGCGCGGGTTCGATGTCGGGGATGCGGCCTTCGGGGAGCCCGAAGCGCCGGGGAATTTCTATGTCTCGGTCGAGGAGGCGCTCGACCGCCGGGCCGAATACCTGCTTGCCGAGAAGAATGTCGAGGCGCAGAAATACCGGAAACGTATGGAGCGCGGCAAGCGTCTGCCGACGGTGGGCGTGGGGGCCGGATACCTTTACTATAATGTCACGGACAAGGATGTGGACGACGGACTGGTGTTCGCACAGGTTTCTGTTCCGATCTCCGACTGGTGGGGCGGGGCCCATGCGCTGAAGAAAGCCCGCATCCGCGAGCAGCAGGCCGAGAACGACCGCTTGCAGGCCCGCGAAATGCTTGCTGTGGAGGTCGAGCGGACGTGGAGCGAGGTGGTGGAGGCCTATGCGCAGATCGAGCTCATGCGGCGTTCCGTGGCGTCGGCCGCCGAGAACCTGCGGCAGAACCGGAATTTCTATCAGGCCGGAACGGCTCCGCTGACCGACCTGCTGGATGCCGAGACGCTCTACACCCGGAGCCGCAACAGCTTCACCTCGGCTTGTGCGGCCTACCGCACCTCGCTGGCGAAGTACATGCGTGTGACGGGCCGGTAA
- a CDS encoding efflux RND transporter periplasmic adaptor subunit: MKRTILVAALLMAAGCSSPKKARTVDPLRVETIVAAPSADAGAAVYVGTIEEEASASLSFPVPGTVARTFADEGQRVRQGQLLAELDPTSARQTFDAAEAALNQAKDACARLRQLYDAESLPEIQWVEAQTRLRQAEAAFEIARKNLGDCSLSAPFAGVVGRRQASAGENVLPGVPVMTLLQIGSVKVRFSVPEQEIAGLGADSRIGVSVAALGDRTFTAGRIEKGAVANPAAHTYDVRATLPNAGGELLPGMVCRVTVSPAGAAEEIVVPVRAVQQAGDGSRFVWMVRGDSAVRKAVTTGRLVNNGIVLTGGAAAGDRIVVDGMQKIGEGSKVTER; the protein is encoded by the coding sequence ATGAAACGAACGATCCTTGTAGCCGCGCTGCTCATGGCCGCCGGCTGTTCTTCCCCCAAAAAGGCCCGGACGGTCGATCCGCTGCGGGTCGAAACCATCGTCGCCGCGCCTTCGGCCGATGCCGGAGCTGCGGTTTACGTCGGCACGATCGAGGAGGAGGCTTCGGCCTCGCTGAGCTTCCCCGTTCCCGGGACCGTCGCCCGCACCTTTGCGGACGAGGGCCAGCGCGTGCGGCAGGGACAACTGCTGGCCGAACTCGATCCCACGTCGGCCCGCCAGACCTTCGATGCCGCCGAAGCGGCTCTGAATCAGGCCAAAGACGCCTGTGCGCGCCTGCGGCAGCTTTACGACGCCGAGAGCCTGCCCGAAATCCAGTGGGTCGAGGCGCAGACACGGCTCCGTCAGGCCGAAGCGGCCTTTGAGATCGCCCGGAAGAACCTCGGCGACTGTTCGCTGAGTGCGCCTTTTGCGGGCGTCGTCGGCAGGCGGCAGGCCTCGGCCGGTGAGAATGTCCTGCCGGGCGTTCCGGTGATGACGCTGCTGCAGATCGGGAGTGTCAAGGTGCGCTTCTCGGTGCCCGAGCAGGAGATCGCCGGGCTCGGTGCGGACAGCCGCATCGGGGTCAGCGTCGCCGCGCTGGGCGACCGCACGTTCACGGCCGGCCGGATCGAGAAGGGCGCCGTGGCCAATCCTGCGGCCCATACCTACGACGTGCGGGCGACGCTGCCGAACGCCGGGGGCGAGTTGCTGCCGGGGATGGTGTGCCGTGTGACGGTTTCGCCGGCGGGAGCCGCCGAGGAGATCGTCGTGCCGGTGCGCGCCGTGCAGCAGGCCGGCGATGGCAGCCGTTTCGTCTGGATGGTGCGCGGCGATTCGGCCGTGCGCAAGGCCGTCACGACGGGACGGCTGGTGAACAACGGTATCGTGCTGACCGGGGGCGCCGCGGCGGGCGACCGCATCGTTGTCGACGGCATGCAGAAGATCGGCGAGGGCAGTAAAGTCACGGAGCGATGA
- a CDS encoding efflux RND transporter permease subunit: protein MRSSNNVIAWSMRNFRITFLLVGCLFVFGIYGLVRIPKQEFPEYTIRQGVVVGIYPGATSEEVEEQLAKPLEQFLMTYKEVKRPKTTSTSQNGMCYVMVELEDDVNDKDEVWSKIKHGLAAFKMQLPSGVAAIVVNDDFGDTSALLVTLESDTRSYRELKGYMDDLSDRLRRIESVSNLRPYGVQSEQISVYIDRERLAAYGIGEKVISAALAAQGLTPLGGTVSNAETETPIHIAPALAGEREVAEQIIWSDPEGHVLRVKDVARVVREYDDPDSYILNNGHRCVLLSMEMRAGFNIVEYGQEVDEVLHTFIEEELPSDVRVQRIADQAKVVGDSVRGFLRDLFVAMAIIIAVMMLLFPLRSAIVAAITIPLSTFISVGIMYLCGIPLNTVTLAALVVVLGMIVDNSIVVIDGYLDYLARGYSRWFAAVESAREFFPSLLLATVCICMIFYPILFTMTGMFRDFLTFFPWTITINLMVSLLLAVLVIPFLEILIIPKVQVSKEGKKSFTDRVHDCYRRVLAWTFRHGWLTISAGIASVVVSLLIATQLKFRMVPFADRDQFAVEIYLRPDTPLDRTEAVADSVYRVLHADGRVKSVTSFVGCSSPRFQMSYAPQIAGKNYAQFIVNTTSVDDTESILDEYADAWADRFPGAYVKFKQLDYQNVPSLEFRFYGSDIDSLRTSADRLMARMRQMPELVWVHSDYEDPRAVVDVRLDPVTAPQLGITRTLAAVNLALAAGDVPVGSVWEGDYKLPVVLKNDIRQGERSLADIGDTYVSSPVPGVSVPLRQVAGVEPVWSQSKIVHRNGMRCITVSADLKRDVNAMRMTSRINKVLKDEITLPAGVETELGGAREFDAETLPPIASGLSISLVIIFFFILVNFRKFGITLVIMAAMSLCLFGAMIGLWIADFTIGLTSVLGFITLLGMIVRNVILMYQHAEDKRKVCRWSAKLAAYDAGKRRMVPIFLTTATTAVGVVPMMLGGSTFWAPVGLTIFAGGIGSLILVVTILPVLYSKIYK from the coding sequence ATGAGAAGTTCGAACAACGTGATCGCATGGTCGATGCGCAATTTCCGCATCACCTTCCTGCTCGTCGGGTGCCTCTTCGTGTTCGGCATCTACGGACTGGTGCGCATTCCCAAACAGGAGTTCCCCGAATATACGATCCGGCAGGGCGTCGTCGTGGGCATCTATCCGGGCGCCACGAGCGAGGAGGTCGAGGAGCAGTTGGCCAAACCGCTGGAGCAGTTCCTGATGACCTATAAGGAGGTGAAGCGGCCGAAGACCACCTCCACCTCGCAGAACGGCATGTGCTATGTGATGGTCGAACTGGAGGACGACGTGAACGACAAGGACGAGGTCTGGTCGAAGATCAAACACGGGCTGGCGGCGTTCAAGATGCAACTGCCATCGGGCGTGGCGGCGATTGTCGTGAACGACGATTTCGGCGATACCTCGGCGCTGCTCGTCACCCTCGAATCGGATACGCGCTCCTACCGCGAGCTGAAAGGCTACATGGACGATCTGAGCGACCGCCTGCGGCGTATCGAGTCGGTCTCGAACCTGAGGCCCTACGGCGTGCAGTCGGAGCAGATTTCGGTTTATATCGACCGCGAACGGCTGGCGGCCTACGGCATCGGCGAGAAGGTGATCTCCGCGGCGCTGGCCGCGCAGGGGCTGACCCCGCTGGGCGGCACGGTGAGCAATGCCGAGACCGAGACCCCGATCCACATCGCGCCCGCGCTGGCCGGGGAGCGGGAGGTCGCCGAGCAGATCATCTGGAGCGACCCCGAGGGGCATGTGCTGCGCGTGAAGGATGTGGCGCGCGTCGTCCGCGAATACGACGATCCGGACAGCTACATCCTGAACAACGGCCACCGCTGCGTGCTGCTGTCGATGGAGATGCGCGCGGGATTCAACATCGTGGAGTACGGGCAGGAGGTAGACGAGGTGCTGCACACCTTTATTGAAGAGGAACTGCCCTCGGACGTCCGGGTGCAGCGCATCGCCGATCAGGCCAAGGTCGTCGGGGATTCCGTGCGCGGGTTCCTCCGCGATCTGTTCGTCGCCATGGCCATCATCATCGCGGTGATGATGCTGTTGTTTCCGCTCCGCTCGGCCATCGTCGCGGCCATCACCATCCCGCTCTCGACGTTCATCTCGGTGGGCATCATGTATCTGTGCGGCATCCCGCTCAACACGGTGACGCTGGCCGCGCTGGTCGTCGTGCTGGGCATGATCGTCGACAACTCGATCGTGGTGATCGACGGCTACCTCGACTACCTCGCACGGGGCTATTCGCGCTGGTTCGCCGCCGTGGAGAGCGCCCGGGAGTTCTTCCCCTCGCTGCTGCTGGCCACGGTCTGCATCTGTATGATCTTCTACCCGATACTCTTCACGATGACGGGCATGTTCCGCGATTTCCTGACCTTCTTCCCGTGGACCATCACCATCAACCTGATGGTCTCGCTGCTGCTGGCCGTGCTGGTCATCCCGTTCCTTGAGATACTCATCATCCCCAAAGTGCAGGTGAGCAAGGAGGGTAAGAAATCCTTCACCGACCGGGTGCACGACTGCTACCGCCGTGTGCTGGCGTGGACTTTCCGCCACGGCTGGCTCACGATCTCGGCGGGCATCGCCTCGGTGGTCGTCTCGCTGCTGATCGCCACGCAGCTCAAATTCCGCATGGTGCCCTTTGCCGACCGCGACCAGTTCGCCGTGGAGATCTACCTGCGGCCCGACACGCCGCTGGATCGCACGGAAGCCGTCGCCGACTCGGTCTACCGGGTGCTCCATGCCGACGGGCGGGTGAAGTCGGTCACTTCGTTCGTGGGGTGCTCGTCGCCCCGCTTCCAGATGAGCTACGCTCCGCAGATCGCGGGCAAGAACTATGCGCAGTTCATTGTCAACACCACGTCGGTCGACGATACGGAGTCCATCCTCGACGAGTATGCCGACGCGTGGGCCGACCGGTTTCCCGGTGCGTATGTCAAGTTCAAGCAGCTCGACTACCAGAACGTTCCCTCGCTCGAATTCCGCTTCTACGGCAGCGACATCGACTCGCTGCGCACCTCCGCCGACCGGCTGATGGCCCGCATGCGGCAGATGCCCGAGCTCGTGTGGGTGCATTCCGACTACGAGGACCCGCGTGCGGTCGTCGACGTAAGGCTCGACCCCGTCACGGCGCCCCAGTTGGGCATCACCCGGACGCTGGCGGCCGTCAATCTGGCGTTGGCCGCCGGGGATGTGCCCGTAGGCTCGGTCTGGGAGGGTGATTACAAACTGCCCGTCGTGCTGAAAAACGACATTCGGCAGGGCGAACGGTCGCTGGCCGACATCGGCGACACCTATGTCTCGTCGCCTGTGCCGGGTGTCAGCGTCCCCCTGCGGCAGGTTGCCGGCGTGGAACCCGTGTGGAGCCAGTCGAAGATCGTCCACCGCAACGGTATGCGCTGCATCACCGTCTCGGCCGACCTCAAACGCGACGTCAACGCCATGCGGATGACCTCGCGGATCAACAAGGTGCTGAAAGACGAGATCACGCTTCCGGCGGGCGTGGAGACCGAGCTGGGCGGCGCCCGCGAGTTCGACGCCGAGACTCTTCCGCCCATCGCGTCGGGACTGAGCATCTCGCTGGTCATCATCTTCTTCTTCATCCTCGTGAATTTCCGCAAGTTCGGCATTACGCTGGTCATCATGGCCGCCATGTCGCTCTGCCTGTTCGGGGCGATGATCGGACTGTGGATCGCCGACTTCACCATCGGGCTCACCTCGGTGCTGGGATTCATCACCCTGCTGGGCATGATCGTCCGCAACGTGATCCTGATGTACCAGCACGCCGAGGACAAGCGTAAGGTCTGCCGCTGGTCGGCGAAGCTGGCCGCCTACGACGCCGGTAAGCGCCGCATGGTCCCCATCTTCCTCACGACGGCCACCACGGCCGTGGGCGTTGTTCCGATGATGCTCGGAGGCAGTACGTTCTGGGCCCCCGTGGGCCTCACGATCTTCGCCGGAGGTATCGGTTCGCTGATCCTCGTGGTGACGATCCTTCCGGTCCTTTACTCGAAAATCTACAAGTGA